The Toxorhynchites rutilus septentrionalis strain SRP chromosome 3, ASM2978413v1, whole genome shotgun sequence genome includes a region encoding these proteins:
- the LOC129774351 gene encoding uncharacterized protein K02A2.6-like: MSGPSNIADVLSRLSVSVPKAFDEAEELMVGEITSSAAPAVAQKWQEIQDANRTDELMTRIAEALELGGADELPLPYRMIFAEFCFVDGVLLRVDRIVVPQSLQQRVLALAHEGHPGVRIMKEHLRANVWWPKMDSQVEQFVKTCRGGSLISTPNPPEPMMRKELPARAWEQVAIDFLGPLPEGEHLLVCVDYYSRYLEVVEMNDISSASTIRELLTIFSRYGIPESLRVDNGPQFSSEEFRTFCE, encoded by the coding sequence ATGTCAGGCCCGTCGAATATAGCTGATGTGTTGTCACGTTTATCGGTATCCGTACCCAAAGCTTTTGATGAAGCTGAAGAACTGATGGTTGGTGAAATAACCTCTTCTGCTGCGCCCGCAGTCGCCCAAAAGTGGCAGGAAATTCAGGACGCTAACAGAACAGATGAACTGATGACCCGAATTGCTGAAGCTTTGGAGTTAGGTGGAGCTGACGAACTGCCGTTGCCGTATAGGATGATATTCGCTGAGTTTTGTTTTGTGGATGGAGTTTTGTTGCGGGTTGATCGGATTGTGGTACCTCAAAGCCTTCAGCAAAGAGTGCTGGCGCTCGCTCATGAGGGGCATCCGGGAGTCCGTATCATGAAAGAACACTTGCGCGCGAATGTCTGGTGGCCGAAGATGGATTCGCAGGTAGAACAATTTGTGAAAACCTGTCGCGGAGGCTCGTTGATTTCGACGCCAAATCCTCCGGAACCAATGATGAGGAAGGAGCTTCCGGCTCGCGCATGGGAACAAGTAGCAATCGATTTTCTGGGACCTCTTCCTGAAGGTGAACATCTGCTAGTATGCGTCGATTATTACAGTCGATACCTAGAGGTCGTCGAAATGAATGATATTTCAAGTGCTTCCACCATCAGAGAATTGTTGACCATTTTTTCACGTTACGGAATTCCTGAATCCCTTCGAGTAGATAACGGTCCGCAGTTTTCGTCCGAAGAATTCCGAACATTTTGTGAGTAA